Proteins encoded together in one Fimbriiglobus ruber window:
- a CDS encoding S41 family peptidase, producing the protein MAGYKLFLSHAFTAALVSFFGSTVFADTEPLTSPVAPAPRPAPVASPAQMRAEAELAESEGKWETALDLYLRSSTTTRPSPDVRDRIRVCLRNIAQLRRHRDPVFQQFVLTLPVSDALHLYAEVVGKLATLYSDRDRASPGRIFALGLDEFDRALSDTDFRRRHLTTPADPRVQKYQHALRDAWRQRLPSTAAEARHAARELVRDAQTQIGLRDPSAAVFELLCGACSGLDEFTVYVSPFGSHGDLALPVVELAEYGVLIRPEGSELVVDGIVPGSWAALQTTLNKGDRIGRVNGHPVDARNPAALAQSFRSQSGAGHELEVQYGDSRSPTTVQRLPVPLPTVYGAAVVNPKDGIGYLRLAGFRESTPREMDDALQLMKDAGVRALVIDARGNPGGSFSAAVQVAQRFLSGGIVVTTQGQSPEFANRIFSSDSGMNAYDIPVVLLIDTKTMSAAEALAAAWKDNNRATLVGLPTFGKGVVQSQVVLRAADGTDGSPRSGTIVMTVASMFAPRGGAINGVGVVPHVLEADPGRQLEQAIAKAVELANGMR; encoded by the coding sequence ATGGCCGGGTACAAGTTGTTCCTTTCCCACGCATTCACTGCGGCTCTGGTATCGTTTTTTGGTTCTACCGTTTTCGCCGACACCGAACCCCTGACCTCGCCAGTGGCTCCCGCCCCGCGACCGGCCCCGGTCGCATCGCCGGCCCAAATGCGGGCCGAGGCGGAGTTGGCCGAAAGCGAAGGTAAGTGGGAAACAGCACTCGACTTATACCTGCGATCCTCGACGACCACTCGACCCAGCCCCGACGTTCGCGACCGCATCCGTGTTTGCCTCCGAAACATTGCCCAGCTGCGGCGCCACCGCGACCCGGTCTTTCAACAATTTGTTCTCACCCTGCCGGTATCCGACGCACTCCACCTGTACGCCGAAGTGGTCGGTAAATTGGCGACTTTGTATTCAGACCGCGATCGGGCCTCGCCCGGGCGAATCTTCGCGCTCGGGTTGGACGAATTCGATCGCGCGCTCAGCGATACCGATTTCCGCCGGCGGCACCTGACCACGCCCGCCGACCCGCGAGTTCAGAAGTACCAACACGCTCTTCGCGATGCGTGGCGGCAGCGACTTCCGAGTACGGCGGCCGAAGCCCGGCACGCGGCGCGGGAATTGGTCCGCGACGCGCAAACCCAGATCGGTTTACGCGACCCGTCTGCGGCCGTGTTCGAACTGCTCTGCGGGGCGTGCAGCGGACTCGACGAGTTCACTGTTTACGTCTCGCCGTTCGGCTCACACGGGGATCTGGCTCTGCCCGTCGTCGAACTGGCCGAATACGGCGTATTGATCCGCCCTGAGGGGAGTGAATTGGTCGTGGACGGGATCGTGCCCGGGTCGTGGGCCGCCCTACAAACGACACTCAATAAAGGGGATCGTATCGGCCGCGTCAACGGTCACCCGGTCGACGCCCGAAACCCGGCCGCGCTCGCTCAGTCCTTCCGTTCTCAATCAGGGGCCGGGCACGAGTTGGAAGTGCAATACGGCGACTCGCGGAGTCCGACGACCGTCCAGCGGTTGCCCGTCCCGCTGCCGACCGTCTACGGCGCGGCGGTCGTGAACCCCAAAGATGGTATTGGTTACCTGCGGCTCGCCGGATTTCGCGAGTCGACCCCACGGGAAATGGACGACGCTCTGCAACTGATGAAAGACGCGGGCGTCCGGGCGCTGGTGATCGACGCCCGCGGCAACCCCGGCGGCAGTTTCTCGGCGGCGGTCCAGGTCGCCCAGCGGTTTCTCTCGGGCGGCATCGTGGTGACGACACAGGGCCAGTCGCCCGAGTTCGCCAACCGCATCTTCTCGTCCGATTCCGGCATGAACGCCTACGACATTCCCGTCGTGCTGCTTATCGACACAAAAACCATGTCGGCGGCCGAAGCACTGGCGGCGGCGTGGAAAGACAACAACCGGGCGACGCTGGTCGGCCTGCCGACGTTCGGAAAGGGCGTCGTCCAGTCGCAGGTCGTGCTCCGGGCGGCCGACGGTACGGACGGAAGCCCGCGGTCGGGCACGATCGTCATGACTGTGGCGAGCATGTTCGCCCCGCGCGGCGGTGCGATCAACGGCGTGGGCGTCGTCCCACACGTCCTTGAAGCCGATCCCGGGCGGCAACTCGAGCAGGCCATCGCGAAGGCGGTCGAGTTGGCGAACGGGATGCGCTGA
- the nadC gene encoding carboxylating nicotinate-nucleotide diphosphorylase codes for MSQFLVDESIACCKLVALALAEDLGPTGDRTSDALIPADQLAKAAFVARTPGVLAGLPAVELVIAAVNGALRLEPHVTDGSQLARGTRIATLSGPLRDILKAERTALNFLQRLSGVATLTRTYVDAVAGLPAAVLDTRKTTPGWRILEKYAVRMGGGTNHRIGLYDGILIKDNHIAGLGDPPTAVRRAVELARAYPGNEGIPVEIEVDTLDQLEQALVARPEIVLLDNMPPEMLCAAVARRNAVAPEVRLEASGGVNLTTVRGIAETGVDCISVGALTHSAPALDIALDFDTLRVS; via the coding sequence ATGTCCCAATTTCTCGTCGACGAATCGATCGCGTGTTGCAAGCTCGTCGCGCTCGCGCTGGCCGAAGACCTCGGACCCACCGGCGACCGTACTTCCGACGCGCTGATTCCCGCAGACCAACTCGCCAAGGCTGCGTTCGTGGCCCGAACGCCCGGGGTACTCGCCGGGCTACCGGCGGTGGAACTGGTCATCGCTGCCGTGAACGGGGCTTTGCGGCTCGAACCGCACGTGACCGACGGTTCGCAGCTCGCGCGGGGAACGCGGATCGCGACCCTCTCCGGCCCGCTCCGGGACATTCTCAAAGCCGAGCGGACGGCTCTCAACTTCCTCCAGCGGCTCAGCGGCGTGGCGACTTTGACGCGGACGTACGTGGATGCCGTCGCCGGGTTACCCGCCGCGGTCCTGGACACCCGAAAGACGACGCCGGGCTGGCGAATACTCGAAAAATACGCGGTCCGCATGGGCGGCGGCACGAACCACCGCATCGGGTTGTACGACGGAATTCTGATCAAGGATAACCACATTGCCGGGCTCGGCGATCCGCCCACGGCCGTCCGCCGGGCGGTCGAACTCGCCCGCGCATACCCCGGCAATGAAGGCATCCCCGTTGAGATCGAGGTCGACACGCTCGATCAACTCGAACAAGCCCTCGTGGCCAGACCCGAGATCGTGTTACTGGACAACATGCCCCCCGAAATGCTGTGCGCGGCCGTCGCGCGACGGAACGCGGTCGCCCCAGAGGTTCGGCTCGAAGCGTCCGGCGGCGTGAATCTGACCACCGTTCGCGGGATTGCCGAGACGGGCGTGGATTGCATCAGCGTCGGGGCGCTCACCCATTCCGCACCAGCTCTCGACATCGCGCTGGATTTCGACACACTTCGCGTGTCGTAA
- a CDS encoding 1-deoxy-D-xylulose-5-phosphate reductoisomerase encodes MTGQADQLAPVGRNPRRVAVLGSTGSVGTSTLDVVAALPERLAIAGLSAHSKWELLAEQCRRFRPRVAVLTDAEAFQRADRSVFPRETELLCGDDAVCALASAPDVDVVLAAVVGAAGLAGTWAALEAGKTVALANKETLVVGGQQVMGLAARRGATVLPVDSEHSAIFQALTGYTANDVAKVVLTASGGPFRGRTAADLESVSVEQALCHPTWKMGPKITVDSATMMNKALEVIEARWLFGLDAGRIDVIVHPESIVHSFVEFVDGSVLAQLSPPDMRLPIQFALTHPARVPGPARKLDWKTLTGLTFCQPDRATFRGLDLGFEAAARGGTCGAVLNGANEAAVAAFLAREIGFLDIARCCRAVIDAHDYDPAPPLAGLLAADRWARQEVARWTRTRPRTARP; translated from the coding sequence GTGACCGGACAGGCTGACCAGCTCGCACCGGTCGGGCGTAACCCCCGCCGCGTGGCCGTTCTCGGTTCGACCGGCTCGGTCGGCACCAGCACGTTGGATGTCGTGGCAGCGCTGCCGGAGCGGCTCGCGATCGCCGGGCTGTCCGCCCACTCGAAATGGGAGTTGCTCGCGGAACAGTGCCGGCGGTTTCGCCCCCGGGTGGCCGTCCTGACGGACGCCGAGGCGTTCCAGCGGGCCGACCGGTCGGTTTTTCCACGGGAGACGGAACTTCTCTGTGGCGATGACGCGGTGTGTGCCCTGGCGTCGGCCCCGGACGTGGATGTGGTGCTCGCGGCCGTGGTCGGGGCCGCGGGGCTCGCCGGGACGTGGGCGGCACTGGAGGCCGGGAAGACGGTCGCGCTGGCGAACAAGGAAACGCTCGTCGTCGGCGGGCAGCAGGTGATGGGGCTGGCCGCGCGGCGCGGGGCGACCGTCCTGCCGGTCGACAGCGAACACTCGGCGATCTTTCAGGCACTCACCGGATATACAGCGAACGACGTGGCCAAGGTCGTGCTGACCGCGAGCGGCGGCCCGTTCCGCGGGCGGACGGCAGCGGATCTCGAATCCGTTTCGGTGGAACAAGCCCTCTGCCACCCGACCTGGAAGATGGGGCCGAAGATCACGGTCGACTCGGCCACGATGATGAACAAGGCACTTGAGGTGATCGAGGCCCGGTGGTTGTTCGGCCTGGACGCCGGGCGGATCGACGTGATCGTTCACCCCGAGTCGATCGTCCATTCGTTCGTCGAATTCGTGGACGGGTCCGTTCTCGCCCAACTGTCCCCGCCGGACATGCGACTGCCGATTCAGTTCGCCCTGACGCATCCCGCCCGCGTTCCCGGCCCGGCTCGTAAACTGGATTGGAAGACCCTCACCGGGCTGACCTTCTGTCAGCCGGACCGGGCGACCTTCCGCGGGCTCGACCTCGGGTTCGAGGCGGCCGCCCGCGGGGGTACTTGTGGGGCCGTGTTGAACGGGGCGAACGAGGCCGCGGTGGCGGCGTTCCTGGCCCGCGAGATCGGCTTTTTGGACATCGCCCGGTGCTGCCGGGCGGTCATCGACGCGCACGATTACGACCCCGCCCCCCCGCTCGCCGGCCTGCTCGCCGCCGACCGGTGGGCGCGACAGGAGGTGGCCCGGTGGACCCGAACGCGCCCGCGAACCGCACGCCCGTGA
- a CDS encoding site-2 protease family protein, producing the protein MDPNAPANRTPVTPQPGTSGAAPGAAEEPPAAPPDASLGGWFRQNGLQLVVIAVVVAVVCNFWHPLDVILAGFGMSLIIFIHELGHFAAAKACDVHVKTFSIGFGPALPFCQFKYGETTYKLAMIPLGGFVAMVGETDEHGDLVEPEPEAGGPGGDNGGDDEGVPDDPRSFKNKSVLQRMFIISAGVIMNIILAAGCFVATYLHGVQEKPAVAASIEPGSAAWRSGMHVGTEIKKINSQDNPWFDDIRPVVSSTTKGETVTLITEYRGGPLETVVVEPIRAEGVLFPQLGIAPPSKLALLALKRDENPPYTPGSAASKATAQDGGPGFLPGDTIVGMSADPVNLSEYDPAKISPIDPKRDGLPGGYFDYQKRLIRLAGKPVTFQVVRKTEGPPAAPVAVTVPPAYRQDIGLRMRIGAVVAVRSGSPAEKAQVQVRKMEKDKVLAAGDEIAAVEVPEADGSTTRFTADKDDKGNPQAHPPVKVRPLDPLKLPEDLDAWADRSPTHRRVRVYVLREGDHTQQRVPLDMEWDASYRYESTFIANPGTPVPINGLGLAYHVQSVVDTVEPFAAADRSKAADAARAAEKVPGGPAAVAAEFARLTKDLTPSPAAAAGLRPNDRIVQVRIKAQDTKGKEMTGKWGDAAAHHWAYVDLTIQKQPLLISVELKIDRDEQVVSLTPTVDESWPVEERGLFLAAETQTQKADGIADALDMGAHRTVRVIKMTYLSLYSIAFGRISVTMMSGPLTLARASYLIAGEDVWHLILFMALISVNLAVVNFLPIPVLDGGHMVFLLYEAVRGKPAPVSVQVVLTYLGFAIIGGLMLFVIGLDLWRLFFS; encoded by the coding sequence GTGGACCCGAACGCGCCCGCGAACCGCACGCCCGTGACCCCGCAGCCCGGTACGAGCGGTGCCGCGCCCGGCGCGGCCGAGGAGCCCCCGGCCGCGCCGCCCGACGCCTCGCTGGGCGGGTGGTTCCGGCAGAACGGCTTGCAGCTCGTGGTCATCGCGGTCGTGGTCGCCGTCGTGTGCAACTTCTGGCACCCGCTCGACGTGATCCTCGCCGGGTTCGGGATGAGCCTGATCATTTTCATCCACGAACTCGGCCACTTCGCCGCCGCCAAGGCCTGCGACGTCCACGTCAAAACCTTCAGCATCGGGTTCGGCCCGGCGCTGCCGTTCTGCCAGTTCAAATACGGCGAAACGACTTACAAACTCGCCATGATTCCGCTCGGCGGGTTCGTGGCGATGGTCGGGGAAACGGACGAACACGGCGACCTCGTGGAACCCGAGCCGGAGGCCGGAGGCCCCGGGGGCGACAACGGGGGAGACGACGAGGGCGTGCCCGACGATCCCCGGAGCTTCAAGAACAAGAGCGTGCTGCAGCGGATGTTCATCATCTCCGCCGGGGTGATCATGAACATCATCCTGGCCGCCGGCTGCTTCGTCGCCACGTACCTGCACGGCGTCCAGGAAAAGCCGGCCGTCGCGGCGTCCATCGAGCCGGGGTCGGCGGCGTGGCGGAGCGGGATGCACGTCGGGACCGAGATCAAAAAGATCAACAGCCAGGACAACCCGTGGTTCGATGACATCCGCCCGGTCGTGTCGAGTACGACCAAGGGGGAAACGGTCACACTGATCACGGAATACCGGGGTGGCCCTCTCGAAACCGTCGTGGTCGAACCGATCCGCGCCGAGGGCGTACTCTTCCCCCAGCTCGGCATCGCCCCGCCGTCGAAGCTGGCCCTGCTCGCCCTCAAGCGGGACGAGAACCCGCCGTACACGCCCGGCAGCGCTGCCTCGAAGGCGACCGCCCAGGACGGTGGTCCGGGTTTCCTGCCCGGCGACACGATCGTCGGCATGTCCGCCGATCCCGTCAATTTGTCCGAGTACGACCCGGCGAAAATCTCGCCGATCGACCCCAAGCGGGACGGCCTCCCGGGCGGGTACTTCGACTACCAAAAGCGGCTCATCCGGCTGGCCGGCAAGCCGGTGACGTTCCAGGTCGTTCGCAAGACGGAGGGCCCTCCCGCGGCCCCGGTCGCCGTCACCGTCCCGCCGGCGTACCGCCAGGACATCGGGTTGCGGATGCGGATCGGGGCGGTGGTCGCGGTGCGAAGTGGATCGCCGGCCGAAAAGGCCCAGGTCCAGGTCCGGAAGATGGAGAAGGACAAGGTTCTGGCCGCCGGCGACGAGATCGCAGCGGTCGAAGTCCCGGAGGCGGACGGGTCGACCACCCGCTTCACCGCGGACAAGGACGACAAGGGGAACCCGCAAGCCCACCCGCCCGTGAAAGTCCGCCCGCTCGACCCGCTCAAGCTGCCGGAAGACCTGGACGCGTGGGCCGACCGCAGCCCGACGCACCGGCGCGTGCGGGTGTACGTTTTGCGGGAAGGGGACCACACGCAGCAGCGTGTCCCGCTCGACATGGAATGGGACGCGTCGTACCGCTACGAGTCGACCTTCATCGCGAACCCCGGCACCCCGGTCCCGATCAACGGATTGGGGCTGGCGTACCACGTGCAATCCGTGGTCGACACGGTCGAGCCGTTCGCCGCGGCCGACCGCTCGAAGGCCGCGGATGCAGCGCGGGCCGCCGAGAAGGTTCCCGGCGGACCGGCGGCGGTCGCGGCCGAGTTCGCCCGCCTGACCAAGGATCTCACCCCGTCCCCGGCCGCTGCGGCCGGCTTGCGGCCGAACGACCGGATCGTGCAGGTCCGGATCAAGGCCCAGGACACCAAGGGCAAGGAAATGACCGGCAAGTGGGGCGACGCGGCCGCCCACCACTGGGCCTACGTCGATCTCACGATTCAGAAACAGCCACTGCTGATCTCGGTCGAACTGAAGATCGACCGGGACGAGCAGGTCGTGAGCCTGACGCCGACCGTGGACGAATCGTGGCCGGTCGAAGAGCGGGGGCTGTTCCTGGCCGCGGAAACCCAGACCCAGAAGGCGGACGGCATTGCCGACGCGCTGGACATGGGCGCGCACCGGACGGTGCGGGTCATCAAAATGACGTACTTGAGTCTCTACTCGATCGCGTTCGGCCGCATCTCGGTCACGATGATGAGCGGCCCGCTCACGCTGGCCCGGGCGTCGTACCTGATCGCCGGCGAGGACGTCTGGCACCTGATCCTGTTCATGGCCCTCATCAGCGTGAACCTGGCCGTGGTGAACTTCCTGCCGATCCCGGTTCTGGACGGCGGGCACATGGTCTTCCTGCTGTACGAGGCCGTCCGCGGGAAGCCGGCCCCGGTCTCGGTCCAGGTGGTACTCACGTACCTGGGCTTCGCGATCATCGGCGGCCTGATGCTGTTCGTGATCGGACTCGATCTGTGGCGGCTGTTCTTCTCGTGA
- a CDS encoding type II toxin-antitoxin system VapC family toxin → MTRFILDTGIAGLYLDRKRGVFERAAVEVARGNRVGIAVPVLAELVFRAEGSPQRDRNLLRLRQAIDVWKLWLVDTSAAFEYGRIAFELKTIGRPMGQNDIMIAAIALSLGNATVVTMDTDLAAIPGLRVENWAEAI, encoded by the coding sequence ATGACCCGCTTCATCCTCGACACGGGGATTGCCGGGCTGTACCTCGATCGCAAGCGAGGGGTGTTTGAGCGGGCAGCGGTTGAAGTTGCCAGAGGGAACCGTGTCGGTATCGCCGTGCCGGTTCTTGCAGAGTTAGTGTTCCGAGCGGAAGGCAGTCCACAAAGGGATCGTAACCTGTTGCGATTGCGCCAAGCGATCGACGTCTGGAAACTCTGGTTGGTGGACACATCGGCGGCGTTCGAGTACGGGCGAATCGCGTTTGAACTAAAAACGATCGGCCGACCGATGGGACAAAATGACATCATGATCGCGGCTATTGCGCTATCCCTGGGAAACGCCACCGTTGTCACAATGGATACTGATCTCGCGGCGATACCGGGTTTAAGAGTAGAGAATTGGGCAGAGGCAATTTGA